In the Hordeum vulgare subsp. vulgare chromosome 7H, MorexV3_pseudomolecules_assembly, whole genome shotgun sequence genome, one interval contains:
- the LOC123410195 gene encoding probable methyltransferase PMT24 gives MAGVGGRSSRAAGKRGGGAASSSAAASACVYYATTGVLVALCVAGAYFLTSTSSASIAGSDDGDKAAAVTAYRHTTRSSFAYEVTRDKEAPSPPREPEVEDGTMGKEDSGSEEDGGGAEQERGSAVTAAALDDPHAKPDLDERVSGGEDSKNEAAALDEEQSNDPARVAASEATAEEEEDAAAATGADKEQETQENDQDGAQEEQQSHLQMPRATVEERNLDGGIEEESNARQRQSDEEDRMSAGDEQPGTGILRREAQEDEAAERQSDEDRPDQEQTEEERSSDQSLVEEDGRTLVEVESDPGQEEGGGDDKAAESEHKEDTDGSGAGSENHGVVDTLQGEDSAVGAGGDQSAWATQRDQSHREKDRRQEDADDGNGTDGEEQHEWRTCNVKAGADYIPCLDNEKAVKKLRPENFRRYEHRERHCPDEGPTCLVALPRGYRRPVEWPKSRDRIWLSNVPHTKLVQVKGHQNWVKVSGQYLLFPGGGTQFIHGALHYIDFLQQSVRGIAWGKRTRVVLDVGCGVASFGGYLFERDVVTMSFAPKDEHEAQVQMALERGIPAISAVMGSKRLPFPGKAFDLVHCARCRVPWHADGGALLLELNRVLRPGGLFVWSATPVYQKLTEDVEIWKAMTALTKSMCWELVTIKKDRLNGVGAAFYRKPTSNDCYESRRRQQPPMCSDDDDANAAWYVRLNACIHRVPTGAAERGARWPADWPRRVRAPPNWLNTSQVGVYGKAAPEDFVADYQHWRRVMDKSYLNGLGVDWSRVRNVMDMRAAYGGFAAALRDHKVWVMNVVNVDAPDTLPIIFDRGLFGMYHDWCESFSTYPRTYDLLHADHLFSKIKDRCAVLPVIVEVDRIVRPGGSIIVRDDSGAVGEVEKLLRSLHWDVRLTFSKNNEGVLFAEKSDWRPELVAEPT, from the exons ATGGCAGGGGTGGGGGGACGGAGCTCTCGCGCCGCCGGGAAGCGCGGGGGCGGGGCCGCGTCGTCGTCCGCGGCGGCGTCCGCGTGCGTCTACTACGCCACCACTGGGGTGCTCGTCGCGCTCTGCGTCGCCGGGGCCTACTTCCTCACGTCGACCTCCTCCGCGTCCATCGCCGGCTCGGACGACGGGGACAAGGCCGCCGCCGTCACGGCGTACCGCCACACCACGCGCTCATCTTTCGCGTACGAGGTCACCAGGGACAAGGAggcgccgtcgccgccgcgcGAGCCCGAGGTCGAGGACGGGACGATGGGCAAGGAGGACTCTGGCTCGGAGGAGGATGGTGGAGGCGCCGAGCAGGAGCGGGGCAGCGCCGTCACCGCGGCGGCCTTGGACGACCCGCATGCCAAGCCCGATCTGGACGAGCGTGTCTCCGGCGGCGAGGACTCCAAGAACGAAGCGGCGGCGCTGGACGAGGAGCAGAGCAACGACCCTGCCCGCGTCGCCGCCAGCGAGGCCacagccgaggaggaggaggatgccgcGGCGGCGACGGGCGCGGACAAGGAGCAAGAAACGCAGGAGAACGATCAGGATGGCGCGCAAGAAGAGCAGCAGTCGCATCTGCAGATGCCGCGCGCCACGGTGGAGGAGAGGAACCTGGACGGCGGCATCGAGGAGGAGAGCAACGCGAGGCAGCGGCAGAGCGACGAGGAGGACCGTATGAGCGCCGGCGACGAGCAGCCCGGCACGGGCATCCTCCGCCGCGAGGcgcaggaggacgaggcggcggaGCGGCAATCCGATGAGGATAGACCCGATCAGGAGCAGACAGAGGAGGAGCGTAGCAGCGATCAATCGCTGGTCGAGGAGGACGGGCGCACGTTGGTGGAGGTGGAGTCCGACCCCGGCCAAGAAGAGGGCGGCGGAGACGACAAGGCAGCCGAGTCAGAGCACAAGGAGGACACGGACGGCAGCGGCGCCGGCTCGGAAAACCACGGCGTCGTCGATACGCTGCAAGGCGAGGACTCGGCCGTCGGCGCCGGAGGAGACCAGAGCGCGTGGGCAACGCAGCGCGATCAGTCCCACCGGGAGAAGGACCGGCGCCAGGAAGACGCGGACGACGGCAACGGCACGGACGGGGAGGAGCAGCACGAGTGGCGGACGTGCAACGTCAAGGCTGGCGCTGACTACATCCCGTGCCTGGACAACGAGAAGGCCGTCAAGAAGCTGCGGCCGGAGAACTTCCGGCGCTACGAGCACCGCGAGCGCCACTGCCCCGACGAGGGCCCGACGTGCCTCGTCGCGCTCCCAAGAGGCTACCGCCGGCCCGTCGAGTGGCCAAAGAGCCGCGACAGG ATTTGGCTGAGCAATGTGCCACACACGAAGCTGGTCCAGGTGAAGGGGCACCAGAACTGGGTGAAGGTGAGCGGGCAGTATCTGCTCTTCCCCGGCGGCGGCACGCAGTTCATCCATGGCGCGCTGCACTACATCGACTTCCTGCAGCAGTCGGTACGCGGCATCGCGTGGGGGAAGCGCACGCGGGTGGTGCTGGACGTGGGGTGCGGTGTGGCCAGCTTCGGGGGCTACCTGTTTGAGCGGGATGTGGTGACCATGTCGTTCGCGCCCAAGGACGAGCACGAGGCGCAGGTGCAGATGGCGCTGGAGCGTGGCATCCCGGCCATCTCCGCCGTCATGGGCTCCAAGCGCCTCCCGTTCCCCGGCAAGGCGTTCGACCTCGTCCACTGCGCGCGCTGCCGTGTCCCCTGGCACGCCGACGGCGGCGCCCTCCTCCTCGAGCTCAACCGCGTCCTCCGCCCCGGCGGCCTCTTCGTCTGGTCCGCCACGCCCGTGTACCAGAAGCTCACCGAAGACGTCGAGATCTGGAAAG CAATGACGGCTCTGACGAAATCCATGTGCTGGGAGCTGGTGACGATCAAGAAAGACCGGCTCAACGGCGTCGGCGCCGCCTTCTACCGGAAGCCAACGTCCAACGATTGCTACGAGAGCAGGAGGCGACAGCAGCCGCCCAtgtgcagcgacgacgacgacgccaacgcGGCGTGGTACGTCCGCCTGAACGCTTGCATCCACCGGGTGCCGACCGGCGCGGCGGAGCGCGGCGCGAGGTGGCCGGCGGATTGGCCGCGGCGGGTGCGCGCGCCGCCCAACTGGCTCAACACGTCGCAGGTCGGGGTGTACGGGAAGGCGGCGCCGGAGGACTTCGTGGCGGACTACCAGCACTGGAGGCGCGTCATGGACAAGTCGTACCTCAACGGCCTGGGCGTCGACTGGTCCAGGGTGAGGAACGTCATGGACATGAGAGCCGCCTACGGAGG GTTCGCCGCGGCGCTGAGAGACCACAAGGTCTGGGTGATGAACGTGGTCAACGTCGACGCGCCGGACACGCTGCCCATCATCTTCGACCGCGGGCTGTTCGGCATGTACCATGACTGGTGCGAGTCCTTCAGCACCTACCCGAGGACATACGACCTTCTGCACGCCGATCacctcttctcaaagataaaggaCAG GTGCGCCGTGTTGCCGGTCATCGTCGAGGTGGACAGGATCGTGAGGCCGGGAGGGAGCATCATCGTGCGCGACGACTCCGGCGCCGTcggcgaggtggagaagctcttgAGGTCGCTTCACTGGGACGTGAGGCTgaccttctccaagaacaacgaaGGGGTGCTGTTCGCCGAGAAATCGGATTGGCGGCCGGAGCTGGTCGCCGAGCCAACATAA